In one window of Oryza sativa Japonica Group chromosome 9, ASM3414082v1 DNA:
- the LOC4346489 gene encoding uncharacterized protein, giving the protein MVREVAESCVDGVVMEMVAAYCGRFYAAKPELAARRIEAIGFQVGHQLTERYTMERPRFSDHLEAIKFICKDFWSELFKKQIDNLKTNHRGTFVLQDNRFRWLTRVSIDPSVESMDATDNDSATLGDSAAQTTSMLLYFPCGIIRGALTNLGISCSVTADMSNLPACSFVVRIKT; this is encoded by the exons atggTGCGGGAGGTTGCGGAGAGCTGTGTCGACGGGGTGGTGATGGAGATGGTGGCGGCCTACTGCGGCCGCTTCTACGCCGCcaagccggagctcgccgcccgccgcatcGAGGCCATCGGCTTCCAGGTCGGCCACCAGCTCACGGAGAG ATATACCATGGAGCGCCCTCGATTTAGTGATCATCTTGAAGCAATCAAATTTATCTGCAAAGACTTTTGGTCAGAGCTATTCAAGAAGCAGATTGACAATCTTAAAACTAATCATAGG GGAACATTTGTTCTTCAAGATAACCGTTTCCGGTGGCTTACTCGTGTTTCTATAGATCCATCTGTAGAGAGCATGGATGCAACTGACAATGACTCTGCAACACTAGGGGATAGCGCAGCCCAAACAACAAGCATGCTTCTGTACTTTCCATGCGGGATAATAAGAGGTGCCTTGACCAATTTGGGTATTTCGTGTTCTGTCACTGCAGACATGTCCAACCTTCCAGCA